In Flavobacterium sp., a single window of DNA contains:
- the hutI gene encoding imidazolonepropionase, producing the protein MITLIKNIQELLQVRETSVSKVSGAEMAELPTIKNAFLILNDNIIADFGSMENLPEIKADKVINAAGRVVLPTWCDSHTHIVYAGNREQEFVDRINGLSYEEIANRGGGILNSAKKLNETSEEEIYEQSKLRLEEVMHLGTGAVEIKSGYGLTIEGELKMLRVIKKLAENYPIAIKATFLGAHAFPTHYKENKTGYIDEIITKMLPEIAQNKLADYVDVFCESGYFSVEETEKIMQAGIDFGLKPKIHVNQFNSIGGIQAGVKFKALSVDHLEIMNPEDIEALKNTETMPVALPSCSYFLSIPYTPARGMINAGLPLALATDFNPGSTPSGNMNFVVATACIKMKMTPEEAINAATINGAYAMGLSETHGSITKGKKANLIITKPISSYYQIPYAFGSNLIEDVIIEGEII; encoded by the coding sequence ATGATCACATTAATAAAAAATATACAAGAACTGCTTCAGGTTCGTGAAACTTCCGTTTCTAAAGTTTCGGGAGCTGAAATGGCAGAACTTCCGACTATTAAAAATGCATTTTTAATACTAAACGATAATATAATCGCAGATTTTGGTTCTATGGAAAATCTTCCTGAAATCAAAGCTGATAAAGTTATTAATGCTGCTGGTCGTGTCGTGCTTCCAACTTGGTGCGACAGCCACACGCATATTGTGTATGCTGGAAATCGCGAACAGGAATTTGTAGACCGAATTAATGGATTATCTTATGAAGAAATTGCCAATCGCGGTGGCGGAATTTTAAATTCGGCTAAAAAATTAAATGAAACTTCTGAAGAAGAAATTTACGAGCAGTCAAAACTTCGATTAGAAGAAGTAATGCATCTAGGAACCGGAGCGGTTGAAATAAAATCAGGCTACGGACTCACAATTGAAGGCGAATTAAAAATGCTTCGTGTTATTAAAAAACTGGCCGAAAATTATCCAATTGCTATAAAAGCAACTTTTCTGGGCGCACATGCTTTTCCCACTCATTACAAAGAAAATAAAACAGGTTACATTGATGAGATCATCACGAAAATGCTTCCTGAAATTGCTCAAAATAAACTAGCGGATTATGTGGACGTTTTCTGCGAAAGCGGTTATTTTTCTGTAGAAGAAACAGAAAAAATCATGCAGGCGGGAATTGATTTCGGCTTAAAGCCAAAAATCCACGTAAACCAGTTTAATTCTATTGGCGGAATTCAGGCTGGTGTTAAATTTAAGGCTCTTTCTGTCGATCATCTCGAAATAATGAATCCGGAAGATATTGAAGCTTTAAAGAATACCGAAACAATGCCGGTTGCTTTGCCTTCTTGTTCTTATTTTTTGAGTATTCCGTACACGCCGGCCCGCGGGATGATTAATGCCGGGCTGCCTTTAGCATTAGCCACCGATTTCAATCCGGGTTCTACTCCATCCGGAAATATGAATTTTGTTGTTGCAACAGCATGCATTAAAATGAAAATGACTCCGGAAGAAGCTATAAATGCTGCCACAATAAACGGCGCCTACGCAATGGGACTTTCTGAAACTCACGGAAGTATTACAAAAGGTAAAAAAGCCAATTTAATTATAACCAAACCCATTTCTTCTTATTATCAAATTCCTTATGCTTTCGGAAGCAATTTGATTGAAGATGTAATTATTGAGGGCGAAATTATTTAA
- a CDS encoding formimidoylglutamase, translating to MEKLVPFTVNDLAKVTNHRSGEIKFGEKMIVIPKGADKIKFLHESEAKYVLLGIPEDIGVRANYGRPGAASAWENAIKSIANIQHNRFSKGSQIIVLGQLDVAQEMRDVENLDFNDIDDRSKLSQLVEKIDKEVSHIIFTIIKAGKTPIIIGGGHNNAYGNIKGSALAKGKPINAINFDAHSDFRILEGRHSGNGFSYAYEEGFLKKYFIFGLHENYTSKSVLDIIKKLEDRVRYNTYDSVNIRKEKDFEREMALALEFIKTDSFGIEIDLDAIPNIASSAMTISGFSVEELRRFITFFGQNRNAAYLHICEGAPDLADSPNNNLIGKLIGYLITDFIKANNEKEKTQ from the coding sequence ATGGAGAAATTAGTTCCTTTTACTGTCAATGATTTGGCAAAAGTCACAAATCATCGTAGTGGTGAAATAAAATTCGGCGAAAAAATGATTGTCATTCCAAAAGGAGCTGATAAAATCAAATTTTTGCACGAATCGGAGGCGAAGTATGTATTATTAGGAATTCCGGAAGATATTGGGGTGCGTGCTAATTACGGCAGACCCGGAGCAGCTTCGGCATGGGAAAATGCAATTAAAAGTATTGCCAATATTCAGCATAACCGTTTTTCTAAAGGAAGTCAGATTATTGTTCTGGGGCAGCTGGATGTTGCTCAGGAAATGCGCGATGTTGAAAATTTAGATTTTAATGACATTGATGATCGTTCAAAACTAAGTCAGCTGGTTGAAAAAATTGACAAAGAGGTTTCGCATATCATTTTTACTATAATTAAAGCAGGTAAAACGCCAATTATTATAGGAGGCGGACATAATAATGCTTACGGTAACATTAAAGGTTCGGCTTTAGCCAAAGGAAAACCTATCAACGCCATTAATTTTGATGCCCATTCTGATTTTAGAATTCTGGAAGGGCGCCATAGCGGAAATGGTTTCTCGTATGCGTATGAAGAAGGATTTCTAAAAAAATATTTCATTTTCGGACTTCATGAAAATTATACTTCAAAAAGTGTTTTAGACATTATTAAAAAACTTGAAGATCGTGTTCGTTATAATACTTACGACAGCGTAAATATTCGTAAAGAAAAAGATTTTGAAAGAGAAATGGCGCTAGCTCTTGAATTTATTAAAACCGATTCATTTGGAATTGAAATTGATCTTGACGCAATTCCAAATATTGCCAGCAGTGCTATGACTATAAGCGGTTTTTCGGTCGAAGAATTAAGACGATTTATTACATTTTTTGGTCAGAATAGAAATGCAGCTTATTTGCATATCTGCGAAGGTGCACCAGATTTAGCCGATTCTCCAAACAATAATTTAATTGGAAAATTAATT